Proteins from a genomic interval of Geodermatophilus obscurus DSM 43160:
- a CDS encoding helix-turn-helix domain-containing protein, producing MGISRQTVYKWVRLRRAEGLAVLRRLINRACTHYRWPTRSSIQRLRQRSIAGRP from the coding sequence CTGGGGATCAGTCGGCAGACGGTCTACAAGTGGGTGCGCCTCCGCCGGGCCGAGGGCCTGGCCGTGCTCCGCCGCTTGATCAACCGGGCCTGCACCCACTACCGCTGGCCGACCCGATCCAGCATCCAACGACTCCGCCAACGATCAATTGCCGGTCGCCCATAA